The Daphnia magna isolate NIES linkage group LG6, ASM2063170v1.1, whole genome shotgun sequence genome segment GTATAAATATTTGGAGCAAACCACTTGACTTTTTGTCTGACATTATTCGTCAGCAAAAGAAGGCGAATAGCAAGATTAATTTCTTTCGCCATTTTAACTTTTACAAATTGCAGTTATCTTCTAATGCACTTAACATCCATAATTATCTAACTGTTGGTTAAATTAGTCTCAAGCCAAAAACTCATCCATTGGAAGAATTACGgggttgaaacaaaaatagtaAAAGAACTGAATTTCCGAggcaaaatataaaataaatcataatTGATAACCTGCTTACCAAATTGAAGTTAGATATTAGTGATGAGATACACTGCACGATTATGTCGACTCGAGATGCGCTCTCTGTAGTGTATGGAATGGAACTGAACGGAGCGGCGTGCCAGATTCCTTATTGGTGTTTGAAGCAAGCGCCGACCAAACAAATGACGATCGCCATTTTAAATCTTCTTTTAAATACGTTACAAATGGTCAACTAATACATAAATTAGGATTTTGTGCAGTTCTAGTTTGAGGGCCGAATTATGAGAAAACCATATGCAAATCCGGGAGACCATTTACTGTATTTTAATGTTGTCTCAGTTTATCCCAATACACAACAACTGTGACAAAAGTCAAGCTATTGCTAAATCACCAATATTGTTTGGTAGaatcaaattaaatacaaggTTTTTGCATGTAATCCGTCTAATCCATCGGAAAATGTCACTGgcagcattttcttttcatccgCCGACAGCTTCTTTGAAGTTCCGAACATAACTCTGATTTTTCGCTCCATGTCATTTGAGGAGTCGAAAAGTTTATATCCGGAAGGATTTTCCAAGAGGACTGTTCCCATTTTGCCATCTATCTTGACATGAACAAATCTAACAAAAGAAAGGATTGAGCCATAACGTTATTCGGTTCTTTTAGAATTGAGACTACCTGCACGTAGATCCATCAATGGATGGTGTCTGAGCAGTTGCGTCAGCAGCTACAACTGGAACAACAGTCAAGGTGGTGCCGTcaagtttggaaacatcagCGGTGGAGTCAAGAGTAACTCCGGAATTTGTTAACATATAAGATCGACCATGAAGACCAAAAACTCTAGCAACCTGACAACAATAAAAGCTCAGCAAATTATTCAttataaatttgttttaaaaaaatacctcaTTCATCAGTCTCTCAAAAGAGATCATGGATGCTCCAGCAGGATTGCACAACAGGACCGTTCCGTAATTTCCAACGATATTGTAACCAGGTTTCAGGCCATCTAGGCATAGGTTGACAAAACTGCAAATAGATACTAAACCATGAGCTTTTGCcaacaaaaattaattggAAATAGAGCGTCATTACGGCACGGATGGTTTGCCTCTGCCGATGGGCGCCGGATTGGAAAGATGAGCCTTTTTGGCCGGTGGCGCACCGGTTTTTGCCCAGTCAGCGGTGAATCCTTCTTGAATAGTTAGCACTAAATCGGCACCTTGTAACTGTAGGttgaaaaggaattttttacAATCTCAAGTTGTTAAcaggaaacaagaaaaagtcTGTTTTACCTTTTGCGATTTATTGATTAGGACTTTTGCACTGGATTTGTTGGTTGCGACAGCTCTCCATGGAACTTTGATTGCGGCTTCAATGTAAGCCGAAAAAGTATTGACAACATCGGGTACATAACCGGTGGGAGGAAcaatctgtaaaatttaaattattaaatcTCGATTTTTCTAAATCGGTACTAATCTCTACCTCATAGTAGACTGTGACGGCATCAGAAGGCGTTACGTGAGCCTCTTTGCGTAGTTTTTGGACTAAATTAATGGCTTCTCGTGCCAAACCTTCGTCCTTCATGCTCTGGTCCTGGACCACATTCAACAAGACCAGCACCTGTTTTGTCCCCCAATCCatgttttaaaaacatttttcacgAAGTAAAACATATTGCTAAAAAGTATTCATACGTCTTTTTCTGCTTGAGTCTCGTACTGCTGGGCCAATTCTACGGCTCGATCTCCAGTGAACTGGTAGAAAAGGCGCAAGTCCTCTGGACCCATGACGTTACCCAGTACATCAAGTTGTCCATCGGCTAGGAATTTTTGCAGTTGCTCATCAGTTAAAGTCTAATGACACACAACAATTTAGCAGACATCCTCGGGTATATTAGAAATATGAGTACTTTGATGGCAGCCATGACAGCCTTAAACTGGCCTTTAAGACGTGCTCCAATGCGATGATCCGGCTCAGCACGTAGACTGACTCCAAAACTGTCTTTATCAGTCGTCAACTTGAGTGCACGGACATTCAATTCTTCTAGAATATATTTTTCCATCGTCCTCAATTCATCCAAAGATTCTTGCTCACGAAGGATAACAATCACTTCGGGTAAAGGATACTATCgatcaaattgaaattgatAATCGATAAATGACCGAGACAAATAACTGGAACACAAACTTACTTTAATGGGAAGTGTTCGACGATCGCGAAGGACGCGTCCCAATTCAATCACTACCTGCATCCGACTCACGGCATTTTCGATTTTAGTGTCAATTAAGTGTTTCCTAGAAGAAAAATCGTCAAAGCTTAggaaacaagaacaagaaatgaaatattACTTTGATTCAGGGGTAGACAAGAAGTGAACAGATTCCGTCGTTCCGGCTTTCTGGTTAGCTACCAAATGACGTAAATTGCGGTACATCAATTCGGTGAGGAACGGCGTAAAAGGGGCCATAACACGAATCATGGAGAACAGGACACTAAAAAGTGTTTGCAAAGCGTGGTGGCAATCATCTTTACCGCCATCTCCCTATTCAGCCAAACAAACATTCATGTAGCAAACATAttgtaataaaaataagaaatctgCGTGTACCTTTAGACGTTTACGGTTCATCCGCACGTACCAGTTGGTCAAATAATCGACGAACCGGACAAGACGGGGAACGACAGTGTACAATCGATAAGCAGCCATTTCTTGATGAACGAACAACAGCAAGGACTGAGTATAGGAAATGATCCAACGATCCATTATATTTGTTGATAAATTTGATGACTCTTCTTCATAAACGAACTTGATTCCATCTTCCTGTAGCCAAATAAAAAGTATGATTTCTCGGCGCCGTATTAAGAAACACGTGAAAGACTTACGCGTTCGAGTCGTTCTAGATTTTGGACGAAGAAACGATAGGCGTTGTACCAAGGAAGAAAAACATCCTTGATAATATCTCGAACTCCTTCCTCTTTAAATCGTAGGTTTTCAGCACGAACCACAGGTGAGTTGATCAGGTAAAGACGAAGAGCATCAGCTCCAAATTTATTCACaacctgaaagaaaaaatgcttcGTTACGCAACTCcatttttttagaaattgtATCCAACATACCAGCATTGGATCAGgatagtttttcttcttctttgacaTTTTCTGGCCGTCAGAGGCTAACACCAAACCGTTTACAATCAGATTTTTGAATGGTGGCTTGTTAAACAGGGCCGTTGACAAAACCAGCAAAGTGTAAAACCTgaaaatcggaaaaaaaatttttcatttttacattGTGTTCACCAAGTTCTACCAAACAATTGTACCATCCGCGGGTTTGATCGATGCCTTCCGCAATGAAATCAGCTGGGAAACAATCTTCAAATTCCTTCCTGTTTTCAAACGGGTAGTGGACCTGAGCGTAAGGCATAGATCCCGATTCGAACCAACAGTCAAAAACCTCGGAAACACGCCGCAATGGCGGTCGGCCAGCAATCTTGGACGGAATGGTGAGTCCATCAACGTTTTCACGATGGAGATCAGTCAGTTCAATACCAGTGAGCTCTTTCAGTTCGGCAATGGATCCAACACACACCACTTCTTCACCATCTTCTGACGTCCATATGGGAATAGGTGTACCCCAGTAACGGTTGCGACTGACGGCCCAATCCCTTGCGTCCCGCAACCAATTACCGaaacgtttttctttaacaaaatctGGCACCCTATATCAAAACTTGTAATCAGTTTAAGTTAACAAAAACTTTTGATTTTAAGCTAACCAATAGGTTTTCTGGTTATTGTCCAATAGCTGTTGGGACATTTGCTCCACGCGGATAAACCAAGAAGGAACGGCGCGATAAATGAGTGGGGTCTCGGATCGCCAGCAGAATGGATAACTATGTTTGATAGTGCCAGCGTTCACTAGCCGACCGCAATCTTTCAACATTTTAATAATGTTTTTATCGGCGTCTTTTACGTGTTGACCAGCGAAATCGGACACAGGTAAAATGAAGCGTCCTCCGTCATCCACAGGGCAAATCATGTCCTGGTCTCGTGAAATGATACCGGCTGCCAAACAGACGCGATAATCGTCCTCACCAAAATAGGGAGCTTGATGAACGATGCCAGTACCCGATTCCTCAGTTACGTACGAGTCTGTTAACACTCTAAATGCACCCGAGCCGGAAGTCTTCAACTATTGCAAGATAAAACCGATTCGGATTCCAATATCATTAGATAAAATTGTGACTGGTGATTACGTTGGCATAGTAAGGGAATAGCGGCAGGTAAGTTTTCCCTTTAAGAGTTTCTCCTTTGAAACGATCAAGAATTTCGTATTCCTCCTCGGATTTGAACAATGCACTGAGACGAGCTTCCATCATGATATAAACTTTTTCTGTTGCCTTTTCTGTTGTGAATGTTAGACGTATAAGTTTTTAAATCTTACTTAAAACGAAAAGCAACAAACCTTTGACTCTAACGTAGTCCATTGCGGCATTAACACAGAGTGCTAAATTACTGGGCAGTGTCCATGGAGTGGTAGTCCATGCAAGAATTGACACTCCGGGCTCGTCATCCAGCGGGAAACTAACAATCACTGAATTTCGAGAACACGTAAAATATCTGAGTGAAacagacaaaaacaaaacaatgttGAGATTACCTGCTGGATCTACTACTTCCTTGTAATTTTGACCTGATTCAAAATTGGATAGTGGAGTACTACAAGCAGTTGAAAAAGGCATCACCTTGAAACCACGGTAGACCAGTCCTTTTTCAAATAGTTGCTTGAAAACCCACCAGATTGATTCCATGAACCATGGGTATAGAGTTTTGTAATCGTTTTCGAAATCTAACCAGAAAAATATTGTTAGATCACTCAAAGTAGAGATAACTGAAAAAGCATATAATACCAATCCATCGTCCCATTCTGTTTACAATCGTTTCCCAATCTTCTGCGTAGCGCATGACAATTTTTCTGCACTCTGCATTGTAGTTTGCTATTCCCATCTTCATAACATCTTCTGGGCCTTTGATCCCAAGAGATTTGTCAATTTCATATTCAACAGGAAGGCCATGTGTGTCCCACCCAAAGCGCCTCTCAACATGAAAGCCATTCTGGTGGGCGTACCGTGTTACAATATCTTTAATTGTTCCGGCCAAAATGTGTCCATAATGAGGAAGACCAGTAGCAAATGGAGGACCATCGTAAAAGGTATATCTTTAATGTTTATAATAGCAAACAATTCATTAAAGAGATGGTAAAATAATGTCAAATGTTATCATTGTTTATTACCTTGGTTTTCCTTTTGACAAtttcaaacttgttttaaATGCATCAATTTTCTTCCAATATTCCAAAATTTTGGCTTCTTCTTGGGAAAAGTCGATGGATTCAGGAACTGGTTCCACCATTTCTAACTAGAAATAGGTTGAAGAAGGGAGCAAAGAATTATTAAATGCTTTGATGGTAATAAGCTATCATGCATTgaataatttattatttatctgACATTTGATCATCGCAAATGTGCGCTTACACTGGTGAAGGCTTACGACATACATACAAAACAGATGAAAGCTTTCATTTGTTGCAAAGTCGGCAATTTCCGATTTTGACACGATAACAAGACAAATAGAagctaaaaaaagaatatctAAATAGATTCTCGAAACTAGTCAATTGCTGTCTActaaatgaaagaaataaaaacgatGTCTTTATAAAATTAcctatagaaaagaaaaaatccaaCGAAAGGTGTACTTCAATCTACCACGAGATTTCCGGCTATTCGTTCGCTACTAACTTTACATCAGAATTTCTAAAAAATTCGTCTGCCAATCTATACAATGTTGCCAAAAAACtagtttaattaaaaaaaaaaaatcgtgcaCTCACGCTCACGCACCAAGCCACCGGCGCACGCCTCGCTAAACATTGGATTCCGCAGCGTTTACTTATCTAATACCTCGTAAATATTAATTAGACAGTAAAGTGTACAACTTGAGAAATTGGATAGAAATCAGGCGCTAGGAGCGCTGTAATCTTACCAAGCGCTACGATAAGACGGTGCACGATCTTCGGCCTTCTATTATGTCTTTGTGCATGCGTAATCCTAAATCAAAAAGGTCATGAAGGAGGTGAGATAAGCATTTCCTCATCTCACGTCGaagtataattttatttttcaaaagctGTCAGCCTTCAGATTTGTGTTACCACTACCCTAAAGTTTATTTCGGCAAAGCCATGTGATTGTCCTTATACAGCAAAGCGATATATTTACTTGGCTTTCCCTTTAATTACGGTCAAATCAGGGACTCTAAGTCTGACACACAATGTATTTTTGGTTAACAGGAGTAGCAGGATTCTAGTACACATACCTCAATTTTGCACAAGGCAATGAAGTGAGTGTTCAGAGACAAATTAAATTAGTTATAGATCAATTACAGATGAGCAACAACTTTAGCTGATTGATTCACAGATGAATCTTCTTGGGTAGGTGCATAATAAATCTTCCCAGTAACCACTACTAAAATTATTCTTGAAATCAAGATAAACACAGTGTCCAAAACTATTATCATCAGGTTCCCCAGGACTCCAATTGGTGTATATGAAGGGCTGAAAGGGTTCTGTAGATGCCCATTCCCAAAAATGATCTTGATCTACCGAATATTTCCCTGAACTCCAGTACTTTGCATTGGACATTTCTAAATTTGTTtgcaaaacgaaaataaatttcaaaaatcctAAAACGTGAAACAGTAGTTTAGTTTACCTGGTATAGTTTTAACGTGATTGTAGATCtgttcgtcttcttcttcagttTCAAGGCTGACTAGCGTCATGTTTCCGCTTTTGCAGAAAGCATCCGCATTCACCCAACTCAACCCAGCCTATTGAATCAAACTTAAAATGAATGGAGTAGCATTCTGAAGAGCTTAACTTACGGTATTATTCCTGAGGAAGCAATAGCATTTTCCCTTCAACGTCCAACAAGTCATTCCAGTATCCCTTTCGAAATAACTTGAGCAACCTGACGTGCTGGTGGTGGTTgtcgtttgctcttccggtcCCGAAGTTGTTTTGAGCGGGGTACTTGTGGTGGACACATCTGTTACGTCAGTGGTATCCTTGCTAGTTTCGGTAGTTACAAAGTCTGTTACAGCTGTGGATTCGGTTGACGATGATGACGGATTCGACGTGGTAGATGGCGTGATGAATCGGAGATCGTCAATAGCAACAGCGTCTTCCATGTCTAATCCGCAATAAGCGTAAAACACCAACTGTTTGAACGAAATTTTGCAATGATGAAATAAACggttagaaaaagagaactaCAGTGCTGATACCGTCAAAGTGGACGATGTTTCATCTGTCAGCGAAACCAATTGAGATTGCCATGCAAAATTGTTGGTATCGGAATAATTGTGCAAACTTAGAAGAAGGCTTTCGTTTTCCTCTTTTGCCAGATACAACTAAATAGGGCAAATGATAAATTGAGTTATTCCAAGTTGTAACGAATCGCAATTACCTCAAGGTTTGTGAATTGTGGCCATTTGGAACGGATCcaaaaagagaaggagaagatCGCGTTATCATTGCCAGGTAGAATTTTAAAAGGTGGGCTGCGTAGAATAGCTATGCTGAATGATAAAGATGTCCCACGATCGACACGAAGATAATTTACGCCATTCAACGGTGTAGGTGCTTCGTTATCCATTTGCCAAGGTGATGTTTTGTTCTCAATTTTCCATTTAACACTTGCCTCTGATTGTTCAATCCACGGATCAACTACAGCATTTTCGAAATCATTGTcaagatttgaaatttcattcaatttcgtCACTGTTCTTCCGACTGTCCGATCGCATGAATCATGCAAACAATTGGCTTGAATAATTAACGATCTGTCAACAGATAGAACcggcaaaaagaagaagaacgctGAAAACAGGAACGAATGATGCATTATCACGAATTCTCACGCGACACTTTTGCTTTTTCACAACAATCAAAAGAATAATGGCTTCAAGAGTTGTTGACTTGGGACGGGTCAAAAGTAAACAGACGAAAGTCCTAGTGACACTTTAAGCTCATTTACTTTTTCAGAAAGATTGCATCAAGCGATGA includes the following:
- the LOC123473863 gene encoding isoleucine--tRNA ligase, cytoplasmic-like, encoding MVEPVPESIDFSQEEAKILEYWKKIDAFKTSLKLSKGKPRYTFYDGPPFATGLPHYGHILAGTIKDIVTRYAHQNGFHVERRFGWDTHGLPVEYEIDKSLGIKGPEDVMKMGIANYNAECRKIVMRYAEDWETIVNRMGRWIDFENDYKTLYPWFMESIWWVFKQLFEKGLVYRGFKVMPFSTACSTPLSNFESGQNYKEVVDPAVIVSFPLDDEPGVSILAWTTTPWTLPSNLALCVNAAMDYVRVKEKATEKVYIMMEARLSALFKSEEEYEILDRFKGETLKGKTYLPLFPYYANLKTSGSGAFRVLTDSYVTEESGTGIVHQAPYFGEDDYRVCLAAGIISRDQDMICPVDDGGRFILPVSDFAGQHVKDADKNIIKMLKDCGRLVNAGTIKHSYPFCWRSETPLIYRAVPSWFIRVEQMSQQLLDNNQKTYWVPDFVKEKRFGNWLRDARDWAVSRNRYWGTPIPIWTSEDGEEVVCVGSIAELKELTGIELTDLHRENVDGLTIPSKIAGRPPLRRVSEVFDCWFESGSMPYAQVHYPFENRKEFEDCFPADFIAEGIDQTRGWFYTLLVLSTALFNKPPFKNLIVNGLVLASDGQKMSKKKKNYPDPMLVVNKFGADALRLYLINSPVVRAENLRFKEEGVRDIIKDVFLPWYNAYRFFVQNLERLEREDGIKFVYEEESSNLSTNIMDRWIISYTQSLLLFVHQEMAAYRLYTVVPRLVRFVDYLTNWYVRMNRKRLKGDGGKDDCHHALQTLFSVLFSMIRVMAPFTPFLTELMYRNLRHLVANQKAGTTESVHFLSTPESKKHLIDTKIENAVSRMQVVIELGRVLRDRRTLPIKYPLPEVIVILREQESLDELRTMEKYILEELNVRALKLTTDKDSFGVSLRAEPDHRIGARLKGQFKAVMAAIKTLTDEQLQKFLADGQLDVLGNVMGPEDLRLFYQFTGDRAVELAQQYETQAEKDVLVLLNVVQDQSMKDEGLAREAINLVQKLRKEAHVTPSDAVTVYYEIVPPTGYVPDVVNTFSAYIEAAIKVPWRAVATNKSSAKVLINKSQKLQGADLVLTIQEGFTADWAKTGAPPAKKAHLSNPAPIGRGKPSVPFVNLCLDGLKPGYNIVGNYGTVLLCNPAGASMISFERLMNEVARVFGLHGRSYMLTNSGVTLDSTADVSKLDGTTLTVVPVVAADATAQTPSIDGSTCRFVHVKIDGKMGTVLLENPSGYKLFDSSNDMERKIRVMFGTSKKLSADEKKMLPVTFSDGLDGLHAKTLYLI
- the LOC116925440 gene encoding uncharacterized protein LOC116925440 isoform X1 translates to MHHSFLFSAFFFFLPVLSVDRSLIIQANCLHDSCDRTVGRTVTKLNEISNLDNDFENAVVDPWIEQSEASVKWKIENKTSPWQMDNEAPTPLNGVNYLRVDRGTSLSFSIAILRSPPFKILPGNDNAIFSFSFWIRSKWPQFTNLELYLAKEENESLLLSLHNYSDTNNFAWQSQLVSLTDETSSTLTLVFYAYCGLDMEDAVAIDDLRFITPSTTSNPSSSSTESTAVTDFVTTETSKDTTDVTDVSTTSTPLKTTSGPEEQTTTTTSTSGCSSYFERDTGMTCWTLKGKCYCFLRNNTAGLSWVNADAFCKSGNMTLVSLETEEEDEQIYNHVKTIPEMSNAKYWSSGKYSVDQDHFWEWASTEPFQPFIYTNWSPGEPDDNSFGHCVYLDFKNNFSSGYWEDLLCTYPRRFICESIS
- the LOC116925440 gene encoding C-type lectin domain family 10 member A isoform X2 translates to MDNEAPTPLNGVNYLRVDRGTSLSFSIAILRSPPFKILPGNDNAIFSFSFWIRSKWPQFTNLELYLAKEENESLLLSLHNYSDTNNFAWQSQLVSLTDETSSTLTLVFYAYCGLDMEDAVAIDDLRFITPSTTSNPSSSSTESTAVTDFVTTETSKDTTDVTDVSTTSTPLKTTSGPEEQTTTTTSTSGCSSYFERDTGMTCWTLKGKCYCFLRNNTAGLSWVNADAFCKSGNMTLVSLETEEEDEQIYNHVKTIPEMSNAKYWSSGKYSVDQDHFWEWASTEPFQPFIYTNWSPGEPDDNSFGHCVYLDFKNNFSSGYWEDLLCTYPRRFICESIS